The following are encoded together in the Perca flavescens isolate YP-PL-M2 chromosome 22, PFLA_1.0, whole genome shotgun sequence genome:
- the LOC114548819 gene encoding zinc transporter ZIP12 isoform X1 gives MHFRSSAPALLLLPLLLCLVEVRGQEQGYLQEVVRALDLALGTDDEPQLQKNHVGILITKLLWEVHCAERTGPSQDVCDKCLTPDVVLSVLEHDGKAYLTEEDYERISTVLLYYIINLQDLCVSNAASLSSSSSFENFQFYLLALTNLHPAEDNRFLSSSETQSILQLINQHCNPSSQDASSDMQCIDAARLFQDVNVQENPGAGLSSVPKLAAAIISHILQGHCFRQTNLPSPAFFTDYIFQSLNCTSYLQIKDLEELLHQLGVGQEAASHSHNRKRQSSQKGAGPPLDGCNHQTGDMSRDWAQVCFSANQMVDIFALNPHLPISKEHLRQMCPAIIQQLLGNACESAEQKRRGSLPTALEKYGYSTAAVLLITVGSMLGICLIFFNSCQETYTLILQLFVGLAVGTLSGDALLHLIPQILSLHDDTLSHEDEHFTEGKEYLWRILGIIAGIYGFFLIERIFSFFVPSHGHGHSDLPLELNCNGQSQRGKSISTIQLGPVDDLECTDVSPEHVDRRSPSHQRQGVPLLAVMVIVGDSLHNFADGLVVGAAFSSSAETGMATTVAILCHEIPHEMGDFAVLLSSGLSVKTAVLMNFLSALTAFMGLYIGLFVSSEMEVQRWIFAVTAGIFLYLSLVEMLPEMSRVKTDRPCLMFLLQNLGLLMGWACLLLLALFEHELKF, from the exons ATGCACTTCCGGAGCAGCGCTCCCGCTTTGCTGCTATTGCCGCTGCTTCTGTGTCTGGTGGAGGTGAGAGGGCAGGAGCAGGGGTACCTGCAGGAAGTTGTCAGGGCCTTGGATCTGGCCCTGGGTACCGACGACGAGCCACAGCTCCAAAAGAACCACGTTGGCATCCTGATCACCAAGCTTCTCTGGGAGGTGCACTGTGCAGAGCGGACTGGCCCCTCTCAGGATGTCTGTGACAAG TGCCTGACACCAGATGTAGTTCTCTCTGTGCTAGAGCATGATGGGAAGGCTTACCTCACTGAGGAGGACTATGAGCGGATCTCCACTGTTCTGCTGTACTACATAATTAACTTACAAGACCTGTGTGTGTCAAATGCCGCCTCCCtttcctcgtcctcctcctttGAGAACTTCCAGTTTTACCTTTTGGCCCTGACCAATCTACACCCGGCTGAAGACAACCGCTTCCTATCATCCAGTGAAACACAAAGTATTCTGCAGCTCATCAACCAGCACTGCAACCCCTCCAGTCAAGACGCCTCATCTGATATGCAA TGTATTGATGCCGCTCGCCTCTTTCAAGATGTTAACGTCCAAGAAAATCCAGGTGCTGGTTTGTCTTCTGTGCCTAAACTGGCCGCTGCCATCATCAGCCATATCCTGCAGGGCCACTGTTTCAGACAGACGAACCTCCCGTCTCCTGCTTTCTTTACCGACTACATCTTTCAATCCCTAAATTGCACAAGTTACCTGCAGATCAAAG ATTTAGAGGAGTTGCTTCATCAGCTGGGAGTAGGACAGGAAGCAGCGTCACACTCTCACAACAGGAAGAGGCAGAGTTCACAGAAAGGGGCTGGACCTCCGCTGGATGGTTGCAACCATCAAACTGGTGATATGAGCAGAGACTGGGCGCAG GTATGtttttcagccaatcagatggtGGATATTTTTGCTCTGAATCCTCATTTGCCAATTTCCAAGGAGCACCTCAGACAAATGTGCCCAGCCATCATTCAACAGTTGCTAGGCAATGCCTGCGAGTCTGCAGAGCAAAAAAGAAGAGGATCTCTGCCCACCGCTCTCGAGA AGTATGGCTACAGCACGGCTGCCGTCCTGCTCATCACGGTGGGCTCCATGCTCGGTATCTGCCTGATCTTCTTCAACTCCTGCCAGGAAACCTACACCCTCATCCTGCAGCTGTTTGTGGGCCTGGCGGTGGGAACCCTCTCAGGAGATGCACTCCTGCACCTCATACCACAG ATCCTTAGCCTCCATGATGACACTCTCAGTCATGAGGACGAACACTTTACAGAAGGAAAGGAGTATCTGTGGAGGATTCTGGGCATTATCGCAGGGATCTACGGCTTTTTCCTCATTGAAAGAATCTTCTCCTTTTTTGTTCCTTCTCATGGCCAT GGTCATAGTGACCTACCCTTAGAGCTCAACTGCAATGGCCAGTCACAGAGGGGCAAGTCTATCTCCACCATACAGCTG GGACCAGTGGATGACTTGGAGTGTACAGATGTGTCTCCCGAACACGTAGACAGAAGGAGCCCTTCACATCAGA GACAAGGGGTTCCTCTGCTGGCTGTGATGGTAATCGTGGGAGACAGCCTTCATAACTTTGCCGATGGCCTGGTTGTCGGGGCCGCCTTCTCCTCTTCAGCCGAGACCGGCATGGCGACCACCGTGGCCATCCTGTGCCACGAGATCCCACACGAAATGG GGGACTTTGCAGTGTTGTTGAGCTCCGGACTCTCAGTGAAGACTGCTGTGCTAATGAACTTTCTCAGCGCTCTGACGGCCTTCATGGGCCTCTACATCGGACTGTTTGTGTCCTCAGAGATGGAAGTGCAGCGGTGGATCTTCGCTGTTACTGCTGGGATATTCCTCTATTTGTCACTGGTAGAAATG CTTCCAGAGATGAGTCGAGTGAAGACCGACAGACCATGCCTCATGTTTCTCCTACAGAACCTCGGCCTGTTGATGGGTTGGGCCTGTCTTCTGCTTCTTGCACTCTTTGAACATGAACTCAAATTCTAA
- the LOC114548819 gene encoding zinc transporter ZIP12 isoform X2, with translation MHSCTSYHSLHDDTLSHEDEHFTEGKEYLWRILGIIAGIYGFFLIERIFSFFVPSHGHGHSDLPLELNCNGQSQRGKSISTIQLGPVDDLECTDVSPEHVDRRSPSHQRQGVPLLAVMVIVGDSLHNFADGLVVGAAFSSSAETGMATTVAILCHEIPHEMGDFAVLLSSGLSVKTAVLMNFLSALTAFMGLYIGLFVSSEMEVQRWIFAVTAGIFLYLSLVEMLPEMSRVKTDRPCLMFLLQNLGLLMGWACLLLLALFEHELKF, from the exons ATGCACTCCTGCACCTCATACCACAG CCTCCATGATGACACTCTCAGTCATGAGGACGAACACTTTACAGAAGGAAAGGAGTATCTGTGGAGGATTCTGGGCATTATCGCAGGGATCTACGGCTTTTTCCTCATTGAAAGAATCTTCTCCTTTTTTGTTCCTTCTCATGGCCAT GGTCATAGTGACCTACCCTTAGAGCTCAACTGCAATGGCCAGTCACAGAGGGGCAAGTCTATCTCCACCATACAGCTG GGACCAGTGGATGACTTGGAGTGTACAGATGTGTCTCCCGAACACGTAGACAGAAGGAGCCCTTCACATCAGA GACAAGGGGTTCCTCTGCTGGCTGTGATGGTAATCGTGGGAGACAGCCTTCATAACTTTGCCGATGGCCTGGTTGTCGGGGCCGCCTTCTCCTCTTCAGCCGAGACCGGCATGGCGACCACCGTGGCCATCCTGTGCCACGAGATCCCACACGAAATGG GGGACTTTGCAGTGTTGTTGAGCTCCGGACTCTCAGTGAAGACTGCTGTGCTAATGAACTTTCTCAGCGCTCTGACGGCCTTCATGGGCCTCTACATCGGACTGTTTGTGTCCTCAGAGATGGAAGTGCAGCGGTGGATCTTCGCTGTTACTGCTGGGATATTCCTCTATTTGTCACTGGTAGAAATG CTTCCAGAGATGAGTCGAGTGAAGACCGACAGACCATGCCTCATGTTTCTCCTACAGAACCTCGGCCTGTTGATGGGTTGGGCCTGTCTTCTGCTTCTTGCACTCTTTGAACATGAACTCAAATTCTAA